The Aphis gossypii isolate Hap1 chromosome 3, ASM2018417v2, whole genome shotgun sequence genome includes a region encoding these proteins:
- the LOC114125427 gene encoding melanopsin-B-like: protein MVLFLRIFLCISCIVFNTFTFCKSIVKTETSFLTTVELPASVNTEVPSVVWQQIQVPNPTHDWRFKSDSINSLTFHDSTAVKNVSKRLAIVLNKNLTTTNITNANLTKTKITTTPKPKPPKSVAATTKSPLSVTKPTKSVQKNNLNYHDVTIWPKPDKRLSDAAQKTPNVNTSNHTDEIVVMPDFKTKYPINKWKEHGFYTDDYIKLINIHWFKFEPPNATSHYVLGSLYAVIMVLGCFGNALVIFMYIKCKSLQTPANVLIMNLAVSDFIMLAKTPVFIYNSYYQGPTLGKLGCQIYGFFGGLTGTVSIMTLAAISLDRYYVIVHPLNAAVKTTKQRARVWIGLIWMYGFLFSIIPVMDLGYNRYVPEGYLTSCSFDYLTDDNQEKGFILVFFTAAWCIPFITISYCYVKILRAVWVTSEMTASRFGQEEEKRKTEIRLGYVVVGVILLWFISWTPYAMIALLGVFDQKDYITPLNSMIPALFCKAASCMDPWIYAITHPRFKNELTKLMSKKKTRKLERDYGMKKSWGGQSHSNKSGVVHRNLSSSEDECVEEVIVVIDPDDKKMIRQGSTSSHKTEETKALETKFPPTRQESLKYMPPSWYKLPRTTSKSSIMLDAKLTGDDNNK from the exons ATGGTATTATTTCTACGCATTTTCCTATGCATAAGTTGTATTGTCTTTAATACATTTACCTTTTGTAAAAGTATTGTTAAAACTGAAACTAGTTTCCTAACAACTGTCGAATTACCTGCAAGTGTCAATACCGAAGTTCCATCTGTAGTGTGGCAACAAATCCAAGTTCCGAACCCAACACACGATTGGCGCTTCAAATCAGatagtattaatagtttaacatTCCATGATTCAACGgcagtaaaaaatgtttcaaaacgATTGGcaatcgttttaaataaaaacttaaccaCGACAAACATAACGAACGCTAACCTTACCAAGACAAAAATTACAACCACTCCAAAACCAAAACCCCCGAAATCCGTTGCTGCTACAACTAAGTCGCCACTCAGTGTCACGAAACCTACGAAATCCgtacagaaaaataatttaaactaccaTGACGTTACGATTTGGCCAAAGCCCGACAAACGACTGAGCGATGCTGCGCAAAAAACGCCCAATGTCAACACCTCGAATCACACGGACGAGATCGTAGTCATGCCGGACTTCAAAACTAAATATCCAATCAATAAGTGGAAGGAACATGGGTTCTACACAGACGATTACATAAAGTTAATTAACATTCATTGGTTCAAATTCGAACCACCCAATGCTACGTCACACTACGTTCTCGGATCGTTGTACGCCGTCATCATGGTGCTCGGTTGTTTTGGGAACGCACTAGTGATTTTCATGTACATCAA atgtaAATCGTTGCAAACGCCTGCCAACGtgttaattatgaatttggCGGTCAGCGATTTCATTATGCTAGCGAAAACACCAGTATTTATCTATAACAGTTATTACCAGGGCCCTACACTAGGAAAATTGG GCTGTCAGATATACGGATTTTTTGGTGGTTTGACGGGAACTGTGTCCATCATGACGTTAGCCGCCATATCGTTGGACCGGTATTATGTCATAGTGCACCCTCTTAACGCGGCCGTTAAAACTACCAAACAGCGGGCCAGGGTGTGGATAGGCCTGATATGGATGTACGGGTTCTTGTTCTCTATCATACCGGTAATGGACCTGGGGTACAACCGATACGTACCGGAAGGATACCTGACTAGTTGCAGCTTTGACTATCTGACGGACGACAACCAAGAAAAAGGATTCATCCTGGTGTTCTTTACGGCGGCGTGGTGCATACCATTCATCACGATTTCATACTGTTACGTAAAAATACTGAGGGCGGTTTGGGTGACTAGTGAAATGACCGCTAGCCGGTTTGGCCAGGAGGAAGAAAAGAGGAAGACGGAGATAAGACTGGGATACGTGGTGGTGGGGGTTATCTTACTGTGGTTCATATCGTGGACACCATACGCTATGATAGCCCTATTGGGCGTATTCGATCAGAAAGACTACATCACTCCACTAAATTCAATGATCCCAGCGTTATTCTGCAAGGCGGCTAGCTGCATGGACCCTTGGATATACGCCATCACACACCCGCGATTCAAAAACGAACTGACGAAGCTGATGTCGAAGAAGAAAACCAGGAAATTGGAGCGGGATTACGGTATGAAGAAGAGTTGGGGGGGTCAGTCACATTCCAACAAGAGCGGCGTCGTTCACAGGAACCTTTCGAGTTCCGAAGACGAGTGCGTGGAAGAGGTGATCGTCGTGATCGATCCGGACGACAAGAAGATGATACGGCAAGGATCCACTTCCAGTCATAAAACCGAAGAGACCAAAGCGCTGGAGACGAAATTCCCGCCCACCAGGCAAGAGAGTCTGAAGTACATGCCGCCCAGCTGGTACAAACTCCCGCGGACTACGTCTAAAAGCAGCATTATGCTAGACGCTAAACTTACAGGAGACGATAACAATAAGTGA